The genomic DNA GACCTCGCACCTACCCAGCGGGAGCTCTGACGAGTACTCGACCTCGCTGGCGGTCACCCGCGTCGGGACGACCTCGGTGCCGTTAACGAAGATCCTGACGGAGGAGGCGTTGACCAGCCTGTCGTCCGAGTACCTGGCGACGATCTTCACGGGGTTCATCGCACGGGTGCCGTCGGGTGGTCCCAAAGAAAGGAACTGGGGAGGTGTGACGTCGGGGGTCGGTTCTTGGGCAGGGATCCTCAGGATTCCTTCCGAGAATAAGGCGTAGGCTACAACGACCGCCAGCAGAACTGCAACGACCGCAACCACAACCGCAGCGGCAGGCCTCCTCGACTTTCTTGGGACCAAAACAGGGGTGGATTCGCCGAGGGGTTCCGGCTGCTCAGCCCTGTTGGCCGCTGCTGACGGCCTGCCGTAGTGGGCCACGTACGGGAAGATGCCCTTCAGTATGCGGTGCACCCGGGGGTTGAGCCCAGTCAGCTCGCCCCACACGACCTCGTCAGGGTTCTTGTGCTTCGAGAGGTCGCGCCTCCAGTAGGAGATCAGCCTGTCCTCGACGCTCTCCCAGCCGTCCCTCTCCACCTCTGAGCGGTAGAGGGATCCGACCGAGGAGATCTCCTCGTAGACCGCGCTTGCGACCTTCCTCACGAGGGAGAGGTCTCCGGGGTACCACAGGCTCCCTGCCAGGTACCTCAGGACCCAGTCCCTGTGCGGGTTGCTGGAAAGGTAATCCTCGAGCCCCATCGCCTTTTCCTCTGCCTTGCGAGTCGTTGGTTAGCACTGAAATACCCATGGGTTACAGTATATCAGCCTTTGGGCTGGAGGGGGCTGCGGGCCGACAACAAAAAGCTTTTTCTGAAGGGGAGAGGAATGGAGCGGGAGGTCACTTGCGTTATGAGCGGCCCCTTCGCCAAGTTCATGGATGAGTGCACCGGTCTGGTCAAGGCAGCCCTCGAGAGAGAGGGGATCCAAGGAGAGGACGTGAGGCTCGTCGTGCCGGGCGACCCGTCCCTGGGAGAGCTGAGCTTCTCGACATTCGCGCTTGCCAAGAAACTCAGGGCTGACCCTAAGACGATAGCCTCGAAGATCGCCACATCGGCCCGAGAGGGGAGCAAGAGGCTCATAGGCAGAATCGAGGCAGCGGGCGCCGGGTATGTAAACTTCTACGTAGAGCCTGGCACATTCGCCGAGGAGCTGATCAGGGCGGTGGGGGCAGAGGGCGCCGGGTTCGGGTCCTCCGAGGGCGACGGCGAGAGGGTCATCGTCGAGCACACGAGCGTCAACCCCATCCACCCCATTCACATAGGCGGAGCGAGGAACGCGGTCATAGGCGACTGCATATCAAGGATCCTGAAGGCTGCAGGGAAGGACGTGAGGAGGCACTTCTACATCGACGACGTAGGGCTCCAGGTATCTCAGGCCGCTTACGGACTCAGCATGCTGGGCGGGGAGGCGGCAGTCAAGGGCACCCTGAAAGTTAATGGGAAGGGAAAGGGCGACCACTTCATCGGCTTCGTGTACGCGTCTACGAGCTGCGCGATGAACATCAGGGCGCTGAAGGGCGAGATAGAACGGCTAAAGGCTGAGGGGAAGGACGAGGAGGCGAGGGGAAAGATCGCGGAGCTCGACGACTGGGTGGCGGTCTCTGCCGAGCTGAGGGAGAAGGACGCGGATACCTTTGACAGGATACTCGACGGGGTGAACTCTTCTGAGGACCCCGAGGGGGAGGTCGCTGATCTTCTAAAGAGGTACGAGTCGAAGGACCCGGCGGCGGTCTCTTTGATAAGGGGGCTCTGCGAGGCGGCCTTAGAGGGGTTCAGGGAGACCCTCGGGCGGGTCGGGATAGGCTTCGACAGCTGGGACTGGGAGAGCGAGACCGCGTCCTGGAACGGCGGGGCGAAGGGGGTGGTCGAGAGGCTCTCGGGGACTGGATTCACGAGGCTGGAGGACGGGACTGTAGTCCTCGACTGCGAGGCGGTGGTCGAGAGGTTCGGGCTGAGGGAGAAGTACGGCATCAGGACCGAGGTCCCGCCGCTGACGCTGATGCGCTCGGACGGGACGACTCTCTACACTACGAGGGACATTGCCTACACGCTGTGGAAGTTCGGCCGGGCGGAGAGGGTCATAAACGTCATCTCGATCGAGCAGAAGCTGCCGCAGCTCCAGCTGAAGATCGCGCTGCACGCGCTCGGGATGGGTTCGGACGCCGAGAGGCTGATGCACTACAGCTACGAGCTGGTCCACCTGCCCGGCTACAAGATGTCAGGGAGGCGCGGGAGGTATGTCACGTTCGACGAGGTCCTGGACGAGGCGGTCCAGAGGGCTTACAGGGAGGTGACCGCCAGATCCCCGCACCTCAGCGAGGAGGAGAGGAGGAGGATCTCGGAGGTCGTCGGGATAGGGGCGGTCAGGTATGCACTCGCGGCCGTCGCCCCGCAGAAGCCGATCACGTTCACCTGGGACAGGGTGATCAACTTCGAGCAGAACAGCGCCCCGTTCATCCAGTACGCGCATGCCAGGGCGTGCAACATCCTGGTCAAGGCCGGGCATGGCTGGAAGGAGGGCATTGCCGACTACTCTGCGCTCGCCTCGAAGTACGAGAGGGAGCTCGTGGTCCTCCTCTCGAAGTTCCCGGAGGTGGTCGGCGATGCGGCCAGGAACCTGAGGCCGGAGGAGGTCGCGGAGTATGCAAACGAGCTTGCATCGAAGTTCAACCTCTTCTATGACAACATGCCGGTGCTCAAGGCCGAGGGGGAGGGGGTCAGAAACGCCAGGCTGCACCTCGTCGACTCGACGAGGATCGTCCTGTCGAACGCGCTCGCCCTCCTCGGGGTGAAGGCGCCCGAGAGGATGTAGCCTTCTTTTTTTATCCTCCGATTAGACCCGGCATTTTTTTCTTGCCTCGACGTGCGCCGCCGCTCCGCCGCGTCCCTAGGCAAAGGTAAAAAGCCATCAAGCAGAGTGATCTTTGGTAGGAATGACTCTGCAGAAGTTTTTGCTCAAGGGCGCAACTATCGACGGCAACAGGCCCCTGGCCGCGGCACTGGAGATGCTGTGCTTCGGCAAGCACCCCTACCGGATCCTGGTCACAAACGGAGAGGGGAGGGTCGTCGGCGTGATAACCGGGCGCAGGGCGCTTGAGGTTCTGATGGGTGTCAGGGGCACGGGCATCGCCGAGAAGAGGGGTCTTAGGGGGACTCTCGAGGAGAATGTCGGCATATTCATGGACGAGTGCCACGAGATCTTCCTGGAGGACGTCGGGGTCGAGACGCTGCTAAGGTTCATGGTTGAGAACTCGATCGGATACGCCGCTATAGTCGACCAGTCGAGGAGGCTGAGGGGGATATTCCACGAGGTGGCGGTGCTCGAGAGGCTGAGGGGGAAGAGGTTCAACACAGGCGTAGAGGGCTTCATGACAAAGGAAGTCGTGTCCGTAGGGGCAGGCACAACCATAGAGGAAGCAGCCCTGACCATGGTCAAGAGGAGGGTCCGCCGGCTCCCGGTCCTGGGCACCGGAGGGAAGGTATCAGGGATCGTCACGGTCGGTGACGTCCTGAGGTTCATCCTATCCGAGTCCAAGGGCAGGCTCGAGAAGGAACTCGAGGAGATCTCACGTGAGCCTGTCGAGAAGGCAACGCACAGGAAGGTCGTCTCAGCTCGGCCGGGGGAGGACCTGGGCGAGGCGATCGAGAGGCTTCTTGACAACGAGGTGAGCGGTATGCCG from Candidatus Methanosuratincola sp. includes the following:
- a CDS encoding arginine--tRNA ligase, producing the protein MEREVTCVMSGPFAKFMDECTGLVKAALEREGIQGEDVRLVVPGDPSLGELSFSTFALAKKLRADPKTIASKIATSAREGSKRLIGRIEAAGAGYVNFYVEPGTFAEELIRAVGAEGAGFGSSEGDGERVIVEHTSVNPIHPIHIGGARNAVIGDCISRILKAAGKDVRRHFYIDDVGLQVSQAAYGLSMLGGEAAVKGTLKVNGKGKGDHFIGFVYASTSCAMNIRALKGEIERLKAEGKDEEARGKIAELDDWVAVSAELREKDADTFDRILDGVNSSEDPEGEVADLLKRYESKDPAAVSLIRGLCEAALEGFRETLGRVGIGFDSWDWESETASWNGGAKGVVERLSGTGFTRLEDGTVVLDCEAVVERFGLREKYGIRTEVPPLTLMRSDGTTLYTTRDIAYTLWKFGRAERVINVISIEQKLPQLQLKIALHALGMGSDAERLMHYSYELVHLPGYKMSGRRGRYVTFDEVLDEAVQRAYREVTARSPHLSEEERRRISEVVGIGAVRYALAAVAPQKPITFTWDRVINFEQNSAPFIQYAHARACNILVKAGHGWKEGIADYSALASKYERELVVLLSKFPEVVGDAARNLRPEEVAEYANELASKFNLFYDNMPVLKAEGEGVRNARLHLVDSTRIVLSNALALLGVKAPERM
- a CDS encoding CBS domain-containing protein; amino-acid sequence: MTLQKFLLKGATIDGNRPLAAALEMLCFGKHPYRILVTNGEGRVVGVITGRRALEVLMGVRGTGIAEKRGLRGTLEENVGIFMDECHEIFLEDVGVETLLRFMVENSIGYAAIVDQSRRLRGIFHEVAVLERLRGKRFNTGVEGFMTKEVVSVGAGTTIEEAALTMVKRRVRRLPVLGTGGKVSGIVTVGDVLRFILSESKGRLEKELEEISREPVEKATHRKVVSARPGEDLGEAIERLLDNEVSGMPVIEAEGMVLGVISRIDMLKAVASVVGIERLKAEING